CGACTGTCAAAAGGTGATTACAGCACAAAAAAAGTATACCGTGAAGATCCGGTGGAAATGGCTAAGGAATTTGAAAGTTACGGAATCCGGTTTCTTCATCTTGTTGATCTTGATGGGGCCCAATCCAAACATATCGTCAATCAGAAAGTCCTGGAAAATATAGCAAAAGAAACTTCGCTGCACATTGATTTCGGAGGCGGCTTGAAAACACAAAAAGATATAGAAACTGCTTTTGATTCGGGAGCAAAGCAGGTAACCCTTGGAAGTATCGCGGTTCAGAATCCTGAATTCAGTGTTGAAATGATTAGAAAATACGGAAGTGAAAAGATCATCTTAGGGGCAGACTGCCACCACCGGAAAATAAAGATCTCCGGCTGGCAGGAAGAAAGCAGTGATGACATTATTGATTTTCTCCTGCGGTATCAGGAACTGGGAATTCAGCAGGTCATCTGTACCGATATTGCTAAGGACGGAATGTTGGAAGGCCCGTCTGAGGAACTCTATAAAGAAATTCTGAAGAAAACTTCGGTAAGTCTTACAGCAAGCGGAGGCATTTCATGCATTGAGGATGTGTACAGGATGAAAGAGATCGGATGTTCAGGAACGATTATCGGAAAAGCGCTTTATGAAGGAAAAATAACATTCACAGAACTTCAGAAACTGATTGATAATGCTTAAAAAAAGAATAATCCCATGTCTGGATATCAAAGACGGAACCACAGTAAAAGGAATCAATTTTGAAGGGCTCCGCAATGCAGGAGATCCTGTAGAACTTGCCATAAAATACGAACAGGATGGAGCCGATGAGTTGGTTTTCCTAGATATTACGGCTACCATAGAGAAAAGGAAGACCTTTGTAAGTCTGGTAAAAGATATTGCTGAAAAACTGAGCATACCCTTTACGGTAGGAGGCGGAATTTCCTCTGTAGAAGATGTCAGAAAGCTTCTGGAGGCCGGAGCAGATAAAATCAGTGTCAATTCCTCAGCGGTAAAAGATCCACAGCTTGTTTACAGGCTGGCGAAGGAATTCGGAAGTCAGTGTGTAGTTGTAGCTATTGATACCCGGTTTTCTGCGGGTAAAGATCTGGTTTACATCAGCGGGGGGCGTGTGCCTACCAGTCTGGATACCATCAATTGGGCTAAAGAAACCGCAGCTTTGGGAGCTGGAGAGCTTCTTTTGACTTCTATGGACGGAGACGGAACAAAAGCCGGATTTGACCTGCGGATCACTCAACTGGTATCAGAAAGTGTGCAGATTCCTGTAATTGCATCCGGTGGAGCCGGAAAAGCAGAGGACTTTGCTAAGGTTTTTCAGGAAACAAAAGCCACAGGAGCGTTGGCGGCCAGTATTTTCCATTTCAATGAAGTACCCATATCAGAATTAAAACAAATATTAAAATCCCAAAAAATTGCAATACGATGAAAATTAATTTCAATAAAGGCAATGGTCTTGTACCGGTTGTCATTCAGGACAGCAGAACACTTCAGATGCTTATGCTTGGCTATATGAATGAAGAAGCATTTGAAAAAACAAAAAGAGAAGGGAAGGTTACCTTTTTCAGTCGTTCCAAAAACAGACTTTGGACGAAAGGAGAAGAATCCGGAAATTTTTTGAAAGTAGAAAGCATAAAATTAGATTGTGATCAGGATACCATTCTGATTAAAGCAGTTCCCGCAGGTCCGGTTTGCCACACCGGAAGTTTCAGCTGCTTTGGTGAAAAGAATTCAAAAGGATTCCTATATCAACTGGAAGCTAAAATCTCTGATAAAATTGATAGCCAGGAAGATGGTTCATACACCTATTCTCTTTATCAGAAGGGTATTAATAAAGTCGCTCAGAAAGTAGGAGAGGAAGCTGTAGAACTGGTCATTGAAGCCAAAGATAATAATCAGGATTTATTCAAAAACGAAGCGGCCGATCTTCTGTATCATTTTCTGATTTTACTCAAAGCTAAAGGTCATACATTGGAAGAGATTGAAGATATTCTTCAGAGCAGAGACAGATAAGTAAAGACCTTTAGTGTTTTATGGATTGTTAAAAAACAGGTATATTTACAGCTATACAATCTAAAAACTAATGCCAAAATGTATAAATTCCTTTATATAGCAACTCTTCTCCTGCTCATCAACTCTTGTGAGAAAAAGGGGAGCACTACTTTCAAAACAGAAAAAATAGGTAACGTAAGCTTTAAAATACCGTCCTCTTTTTCACTGGTGAAAGCAAAAAGTACAGACACAGAAGTTTATGATATTCTCTCAGGCCAAAAGATAGTAGGCTCTGTTTATAGAGGTACTTACTACCAGCCTTTTGTGGAGGACTATTCTCTTACTGAAGAAAAAGAAATATATGATAAAGTAAAGTCTAAGGAAACCCGGATTTATTATTCTGAGAATTTTGAAAAAGATTATAAAAATGGGATTTACAACGATAATTACTATTACTACGATACCATCAACAAAAATATAGGACAGGTTATGCTTCCTAAAAAAGAGAATAAAGGTTCAATAGGAATTTATTTTGACAGTATAGACCGTCACAAAAATAAATTTGCCATCATAAGCAGTGATCTGAGTAAGGCTAATCAAAAAACTTTTTTAGAGATTTTTAAAACAATAGAAGTGAAATAACTGAAAGGAATAAGAGATTTTCAGATTATTACTTCTTTATATTTTTCACAAAAATAACGATTGTAGATACTAAAAAAGCAGGAAAATAATCCCTGCTTTTTTAGTTATTTTATACTTTATATTAGCGTTTTCAATTATCTGTCTATTAATATTTTACGCACTGCTGTTTGATCTCCAGATTTAATAATGCCAATATAAGCTCCGTTGGCAAGTTCTGAAACATTAATTTCAGTTTCATTATTTCTCTTAAGGAGTGATTTCCCGGAAAGATCAGTGATTTCAAAGCTCAGATCTTTGGTCTTCACATCAGGAAGCTGAATTGAAATCACATCTTTGGAAGGGTTAGGATAAATCACGACAGATTCAATCGATTTTGAATTATTTTCCTTTGTTCCCATTAATGAACTGACAGTAGTAGCAACGGCAAAATGTTGAAGGGCTCCCACAGTTGCCTTTCCTATTTTGTAGATATACACCGGATCTGTATTGGCAAATGTATCAGCTGTAGTGTGAGGGTAAGAACTTCTTATTCTTTCAAAGAAACCGGTAATGACTTCCCCTTTTCTTTCAAACGGAATATAATCTGTATCTGCAGCCGGATCTACGGCAGTCTGAAGAGGAGAGTATAGTGTGGTGCAATTTCTAAGCTGTTGGGTTACAGCAGCTGAAGCAGCATTGTTACTTGTTGTCCCACCCTGATCCTGATCACAGTAGACCACATTGTTATTATTGCCCATAACACCTCCTACCTGATCCAGGTTAAAGACCAGCTTGATATCCAATACCCGGGTATTCCCTTGATAGGCAATGTTGTTGGCGTAATGATAGCTGCCCTTCAATCCCTGTTCTTCCACTGAGAAATGAATGAATTTAATAGAGTATTCTGTAGGGATATTTCTGAGAATTCTTGCGG
This region of Chryseobacterium vaccae genomic DNA includes:
- the hisA gene encoding 1-(5-phosphoribosyl)-5-[(5-phosphoribosylamino)methylideneamino]imidazole-4-carboxamide isomerase — protein: MKIIPAIDIIDGKCVRLSKGDYSTKKVYREDPVEMAKEFESYGIRFLHLVDLDGAQSKHIVNQKVLENIAKETSLHIDFGGGLKTQKDIETAFDSGAKQVTLGSIAVQNPEFSVEMIRKYGSEKIILGADCHHRKIKISGWQEESSDDIIDFLLRYQELGIQQVICTDIAKDGMLEGPSEELYKEILKKTSVSLTASGGISCIEDVYRMKEIGCSGTIIGKALYEGKITFTELQKLIDNA
- the hisF gene encoding imidazole glycerol phosphate synthase subunit HisF, which codes for MLKKRIIPCLDIKDGTTVKGINFEGLRNAGDPVELAIKYEQDGADELVFLDITATIEKRKTFVSLVKDIAEKLSIPFTVGGGISSVEDVRKLLEAGADKISVNSSAVKDPQLVYRLAKEFGSQCVVVAIDTRFSAGKDLVYISGGRVPTSLDTINWAKETAALGAGELLLTSMDGDGTKAGFDLRITQLVSESVQIPVIASGGAGKAEDFAKVFQETKATGALAASIFHFNEVPISELKQILKSQKIAIR
- the hisIE gene encoding bifunctional phosphoribosyl-AMP cyclohydrolase/phosphoribosyl-ATP diphosphatase HisIE → MKINFNKGNGLVPVVIQDSRTLQMLMLGYMNEEAFEKTKREGKVTFFSRSKNRLWTKGEESGNFLKVESIKLDCDQDTILIKAVPAGPVCHTGSFSCFGEKNSKGFLYQLEAKISDKIDSQEDGSYTYSLYQKGINKVAQKVGEEAVELVIEAKDNNQDLFKNEAADLLYHFLILLKAKGHTLEEIEDILQSRDR
- a CDS encoding M28 family peptidase, yielding MKKLTTIALASFAFHCIGAQSLIQAYKNRADMVSQTNITTSLQEFANLGIKTTGSVNNANALTWIKNKYLSYGYSASQIVEDPFTFSGTSSKNLVITKTGTVYPNKYVIICGHFDSLNGPGVNDNGSGTSIILEAARILRNIPTEYSIKFIHFSVEEQGLKGSYHYANNIAYQGNTRVLDIKLVFNLDQVGGVMGNNNNVVYCDQDQGGTTSNNAASAAVTQQLRNCTTLYSPLQTAVDPAADTDYIPFERKGEVITGFFERIRSSYPHTTADTFANTDPVYIYKIGKATVGALQHFAVATTVSSLMGTKENNSKSIESVVIYPNPSKDVISIQLPDVKTKDLSFEITDLSGKSLLKRNNETEINVSELANGAYIGIIKSGDQTAVRKILIDR